A stretch of Streptomyces vietnamensis DNA encodes these proteins:
- a CDS encoding glycoside hydrolase domain-containing protein: MADHRLSKKRRYIAAATGGAVAVVGAVVAAQTSMAATVWPAQRTFTGRAFDTCAAPSSAAMKAWKSNGFYGGAAVYIGGKNRGCAQPNLTASWVKSVNTMGWKLIPLYVGAQPPCQTSANPEKLTASTAASLGVTDANDAVARASALGMKPGSPIFLDMEPYDITDKACNDAVLTYVRSFTKTLRAKTYRGGFYGFTSSSAKAVATATDRTDLPGNLWYALWDKQNTTTADWPWGATQYTDHSRGHQYLVNSKETRGGYTITVDQDAWDGPVAIIG, encoded by the coding sequence ATGGCCGACCATCGGCTTTCGAAGAAGCGTCGCTACATCGCCGCGGCGACTGGAGGTGCCGTCGCCGTCGTGGGCGCCGTGGTCGCGGCGCAGACCTCGATGGCGGCCACAGTGTGGCCCGCGCAAAGAACCTTCACCGGCCGGGCCTTCGACACGTGCGCGGCGCCCTCCTCGGCGGCGATGAAGGCGTGGAAGAGCAACGGCTTCTACGGCGGCGCCGCGGTCTACATCGGCGGCAAGAACCGGGGATGCGCCCAGCCGAACCTCACCGCGTCCTGGGTGAAGTCGGTCAACACCATGGGCTGGAAGCTCATCCCCCTCTACGTCGGCGCCCAGCCGCCGTGCCAGACCAGCGCCAACCCTGAGAAGCTCACGGCCTCGACGGCGGCGTCGCTCGGCGTGACGGACGCCAACGACGCGGTGGCCAGGGCATCGGCGCTCGGCATGAAGCCCGGCAGCCCGATCTTCCTGGACATGGAGCCGTACGACATCACCGACAAGGCGTGCAACGACGCTGTGCTGACGTACGTGCGCTCCTTCACCAAGACGCTGCGCGCCAAGACCTACCGCGGCGGCTTCTACGGCTTCACCAGCTCCAGCGCCAAGGCCGTCGCCACCGCGACCGACCGCACCGACCTGCCGGGCAACCTCTGGTACGCGCTGTGGGACAAGCAGAACACCACCACCGCCGACTGGCCGTGGGGCGCCACCCAGTACACCGACCACAGCCGCGGCCACCAGTACCTGGTCAACAGCAAGGAGACGCGCGGCGGCTACACCATCACCGTCGACCAGGACGCCTGGGACGGCCCCGTCGCCATCATCGGCTGA